The proteins below come from a single Candidatus Binataceae bacterium genomic window:
- a CDS encoding TAXI family TRAP transporter solute-binding subunit, producing MAEKIRLSSIEGGGNWWLALNWAGQAFRNAGFEVEMARHGKDASDTVRRVVRGDADISMTLAIAAAQAAKGLGLYKNGDGLAVRGLGLMLRPGHHFFNMVRADLGIRSFADIAQKKPKLDIQVGEADYVAGQITEVYLRHYGVELYRDIVAWGGSLQTSFPDSVPLLVQGRSNAIMRENTARGPAAFAAQMADWAMLTLDRDIAERIEREYCAPAVTLPPGTLRGQKEPCLTVTDPGYVMIINQDLPNDLVYRLAKALNESSAHHWAAEDIFYSIRHAPETHAPLHPGAARYYREQGVLK from the coding sequence ATGGCGGAAAAGATCAGGCTTTCCAGTATCGAGGGCGGTGGCAATTGGTGGCTCGCGCTCAACTGGGCGGGACAAGCCTTTCGCAACGCCGGTTTCGAAGTCGAGATGGCGCGCCACGGCAAGGATGCCAGCGATACGGTTCGGCGTGTCGTGCGCGGTGACGCCGATATCTCCATGACCTTGGCGATCGCGGCGGCGCAGGCGGCGAAGGGGCTGGGACTGTACAAAAACGGCGACGGTCTGGCCGTGCGCGGGCTGGGGCTCATGCTCCGTCCCGGCCATCATTTCTTCAACATGGTCCGAGCCGATCTCGGTATCCGTTCCTTCGCCGACATCGCGCAAAAAAAACCGAAGCTCGACATCCAGGTCGGCGAGGCCGACTACGTGGCCGGCCAGATTACCGAAGTCTATCTGCGGCACTACGGAGTTGAACTCTACCGTGACATCGTGGCCTGGGGTGGTAGTCTCCAGACCTCGTTTCCCGATTCGGTGCCGCTTTTGGTCCAGGGGCGTTCCAACGCCATCATGCGCGAGAATACCGCGCGCGGCCCCGCGGCGTTTGCCGCACAGATGGCCGACTGGGCTATGCTTACGCTCGACCGCGATATCGCCGAGCGTATCGAACGCGAGTACTGCGCGCCCGCGGTGACGCTGCCGCCGGGCACCTTGCGCGGCCAGAAGGAGCCGTGCCTGACGGTGACCGATCCCGGTTACGTGATGATCATCAACCAGGACCTGCCCAACGACCTGGTCTACCGGCTCGCCAAGGCTCTGAACGAAAGCAGCGCCCATCATTGGGCGGCCGAGGACATCTTCTACAGCATCCGCCACGCACCCGAGACCCACGCACCGCTTCATCCCGGCGCCGCCCGCTACTACCGGGAACAAGGCGTGCTCAAATAG
- a CDS encoding MFS transporter translates to MSDGSQQTDATRPREPAPVLAKASVWVALRHRLFLALSIASLVSNVGTWMQNIGAAWLMTSLAPSPLMVALIQTASNLPILLLALPAGAYADILNRRWLLIACQSWMAIAAGVLGWLTITGHMTAWLLLLFSLLMGIGVAMNLPVWQAIVPELVPRQDLPPAITLNSMNFNAARAIGPALGGLVVAWAGAGLTFILNALSFLAVIGVLYGWKRPNLPSRLPNERVMGAIRAGVRYTRFSFALRAVMWRTAGFVIGGSAIWAVIPLVARFRLGMGAAGFGILVGCFGSGAIVTGMFLPRLNQSFSRNAIAMGTVAGMGVLMAILAAVRNVPLACLLMAMIGGTWTVSFSVLNVCAQLAVPNWVMGRALSIYNLVVQGGLAAGSLLWGGLAERTGVPLAMMLAGASMVASLLLALRYRLPPDVDPTMEPAPRRAMPQTALEIAPDSGPVLVTVEYRIDPAQAAEFERAMEAMRVVRSRDGATAWGLFFDTSDPTRFIEHFLVDSWIEHVRQHERGIAGDLAVEARVLAFHVGPNPPLISHLLAARAGHETPKSAALNETSAGDGQSGQERMLSGLNPKAGGSCAT, encoded by the coding sequence ATGAGTGACGGCTCCCAGCAAACCGACGCAACACGGCCGCGGGAGCCGGCACCGGTATTAGCCAAAGCCTCGGTGTGGGTGGCTTTGCGCCATCGCCTGTTCCTGGCTTTGTCGATTGCCTCGCTGGTTTCCAACGTCGGCACCTGGATGCAAAACATCGGCGCCGCTTGGCTTATGACCTCGCTAGCGCCCTCGCCGCTGATGGTGGCGTTGATTCAGACCGCGTCCAACCTACCCATTCTTCTGCTTGCGCTCCCGGCTGGAGCTTACGCCGATATACTCAATCGGCGCTGGCTGCTGATCGCTTGCCAAAGCTGGATGGCTATCGCTGCCGGCGTGCTGGGTTGGCTCACGATCACGGGCCACATGACCGCTTGGCTGCTGCTCTTGTTCAGCCTGCTGATGGGAATCGGCGTAGCGATGAATCTGCCGGTGTGGCAGGCAATCGTGCCCGAATTGGTGCCACGTCAAGATCTGCCGCCTGCAATTACGCTCAACTCGATGAATTTCAACGCTGCCCGCGCGATCGGTCCGGCCTTGGGCGGACTGGTGGTTGCGTGGGCCGGCGCCGGCCTGACTTTTATCCTCAACGCGCTCTCGTTCCTGGCTGTAATCGGGGTCCTCTACGGCTGGAAGCGGCCCAACCTGCCCAGCCGCTTGCCCAACGAGCGGGTAATGGGCGCCATTCGCGCGGGGGTGCGCTATACCCGTTTCAGCTTTGCCCTGCGCGCCGTGATGTGGCGCACCGCTGGGTTTGTGATCGGCGGCAGCGCGATCTGGGCGGTGATTCCATTGGTGGCACGCTTTCGCCTGGGAATGGGCGCGGCGGGCTTCGGCATCCTGGTGGGCTGCTTCGGTAGCGGTGCGATCGTCACCGGCATGTTTCTGCCTCGGCTCAATCAAAGCTTCTCGCGCAACGCGATTGCGATGGGCACGGTAGCCGGAATGGGCGTGCTGATGGCGATCCTAGCCGCCGTGCGCAATGTCCCGTTGGCGTGCCTACTAATGGCGATGATCGGCGGCACCTGGACCGTCTCTTTTTCAGTGCTTAACGTATGCGCCCAATTGGCGGTGCCCAACTGGGTCATGGGACGAGCGCTATCCATCTATAACCTCGTGGTCCAGGGTGGGCTGGCCGCTGGCAGCCTGCTGTGGGGCGGGCTGGCCGAACGCACCGGTGTACCCTTGGCAATGATGTTGGCGGGCGCCTCGATGGTGGCGAGCCTGCTGCTGGCCTTACGCTATCGCCTACCTCCCGACGTCGATCCGACGATGGAGCCCGCACCCCGTCGCGCCATGCCCCAGACCGCGCTGGAGATCGCTCCCGATAGCGGGCCGGTCCTGGTAACGGTTGAATACCGGATCGATCCCGCGCAGGCGGCCGAGTTTGAACGGGCGATGGAGGCGATGCGGGTGGTGCGCTCGCGTGATGGCGCCACCGCTTGGGGGCTGTTCTTCGACACCTCCGACCCGACACGCTTTATCGAACATTTCCTGGTTGACTCTTGGATCGAGCACGTGCGTCAGCATGAGCGCGGCATCGCCGGTGATTTAGCAGTGGAAGCGCGCGTGCTGGCCTTTCATGTGGGCCCCAACCCTCCCCTCATTTCCCATTTGTTGGCCGCCAGAGCCGGGCACGAGACGCCGAAATCCGCCGCCTTGAACGAGACCTCTGCCGGCGATGGGCAGTCCGGTCAGGAGAGGATGCTGTCGGGCTTGAACCCCAAGGCTGGAGGCTCGTGCGCCACCTGA
- a CDS encoding SCO family protein, whose amino-acid sequence MNRCRVELLVALALLGLVACNKPPPAGAYDAVSNANCLPSIALTDQSGAKVVLSSLKGEPALVDFIYTSCPGPCEVLTAKMARVADRLGSALGTKVRIISFSLDPARDNPAALKSFAEKFNANRRGWLFLTGSPATIDAALKGFGVRRTEAPDGTIAHTLTVFLIGPSGRQRRIYDSVQVKPQVMAAEAKALAG is encoded by the coding sequence GTGAATCGCTGCAGAGTTGAATTACTGGTTGCGCTGGCACTCCTGGGACTAGTGGCTTGCAACAAGCCGCCGCCGGCAGGGGCCTATGACGCGGTCAGCAACGCCAACTGCCTGCCATCGATCGCCTTAACCGATCAAAGCGGTGCCAAAGTCGTGCTCAGTTCGCTCAAAGGCGAGCCGGCGTTGGTCGATTTCATCTACACTTCGTGCCCGGGACCGTGTGAAGTTCTGACCGCGAAGATGGCGCGGGTGGCCGACCGCCTGGGGAGCGCGCTAGGAACCAAGGTCCGCATCATCTCTTTTTCCTTGGATCCGGCACGCGACAATCCGGCCGCGCTGAAATCTTTCGCGGAAAAGTTCAACGCCAATCGCCGGGGATGGCTGTTTCTGACCGGTTCACCAGCCACCATCGATGCGGCCCTCAAGGGCTTCGGAGTGCGACGCACCGAAGCTCCCGATGGTACTATCGCTCATACCTTGACAGTGTTTCTAATCGGGCCCAGTGGCCGCCAGCGCCGGATCTACGACAGTGTGCAAGTTAAACCACAAGTAATGGCAGCCGAAGCCAAGGCCTTGGCCGGCTAA
- a CDS encoding polymer-forming cytoskeletal protein, translating to MASEESESRIGKGAKINGKLQFSSSVRLEGEIEGEISGKEIVVAESAVVNAKLIADRLVVAGTLNGEVVAHQMVELLASARAQGTLRTPKLILHEGAVFEGDCKMPRDRIAA from the coding sequence ATGGCGAGCGAGGAGTCCGAGTCGCGGATCGGTAAGGGCGCCAAAATCAACGGGAAGCTTCAGTTTAGCTCCAGTGTTCGGCTGGAGGGCGAAATCGAAGGCGAGATCAGTGGCAAGGAGATCGTGGTGGCGGAGAGTGCGGTGGTCAACGCCAAGCTGATCGCTGATCGGCTGGTGGTGGCAGGCACGCTCAATGGCGAGGTGGTCGCCCATCAGATGGTCGAATTATTGGCGAGCGCGCGAGCCCAAGGAACGCTACGCACGCCCAAGCTAATTTTGCACGAGGGCGCGGTGTTCGAGGGCGATTGCAAGATGCCGCGTGATCGGATTGCCGCTTGA
- a CDS encoding VWA domain-containing protein yields MFERPLLLWLLLLSPLVVLPGWLNRSSGRPWAQLTATVLRLACFVVLVVALAGPTTQTLTRAHHLTVIALLDRSRSIAPDQSRWMEERVADLRAALGPHDQLEVMGFGRNAQLVNRTTGAPNAPIDRGGTDIAAALGAAASVFPPDNQKKLLLLSDGNQTQGSASDELPELVDQGVQVYTAAPPPSQRQRIAIDSLDAPNPVRAHLNFALQLAIDSDVPTALEAQITLSHEKTVVGSYPIRLTPGLNRYEIPMHLDQPGAHLLAVRLSAPAGLEVINPSAEMVASVVPPPRVLIASADVPVSLTTALKLRDYTVDETTPERLPTSAEDYLAYQAVIVDDASAKSLPTAAQSALSHYVADFGGGLIVTGSALRDQGFKNSPLEKILPIKFVPQPPPPSRAPMGVYLCIDRSNSMSYNSRYPSIRDGERIRYAKEAAIALLNQLDDSDYVGVIAFDSQPYVLSRLHRVGNDRIGLIQKIMRLEPGGGTDFLEAMQIAAGDLIQSGLPVRQIILLTDGDTNRQYHDHDQLMYDLAQQHLPVSTVRIGPDLENLRLLQDFAEMTGGTFYRVDDIEKLPQLFIRLSRQAIASQHQTKIKEDSTSPILKGIPAQQVPSLDFYSATQPKEDASVPLSIQRGDQTTPLLVAWQYGLGRSAIVAADPDSLTTVPWTQWDHYAQLWSQIVSWTMREGESGTMDLKVIHNDDGSVRIQAQGATANSTSNLVCRITGPNGSNLEVPMTPRSDNQYRADAITLPPGKYNATLWRKSGDKEQMLTSIGFGVTTHQAPDLDELRLRPPNLTLLRRLARGTSGAYAASAQTLLKVTGREVPVTRPLTPLLIPVIILLLLGEVFVRRCLI; encoded by the coding sequence TTGTTTGAACGGCCATTGTTGCTCTGGCTCCTGCTTCTAAGCCCGTTGGTGGTGCTGCCAGGCTGGTTAAACCGCAGCAGCGGGCGGCCTTGGGCTCAGCTTACCGCCACGGTTCTGCGGCTGGCTTGCTTTGTGGTCCTGGTGGTGGCGCTGGCCGGCCCGACCACGCAAACGCTGACCCGCGCCCATCACTTGACGGTAATTGCGCTGCTGGATAGGTCGCGCTCGATCGCTCCCGATCAGAGCCGCTGGATGGAAGAGCGGGTGGCGGACCTGCGCGCCGCGCTGGGCCCGCATGACCAATTGGAAGTGATGGGCTTTGGGCGCAACGCGCAGCTCGTTAACCGCACCACCGGCGCTCCTAACGCCCCGATCGACCGTGGCGGCACCGATATCGCCGCCGCCCTGGGTGCCGCCGCCAGCGTCTTTCCTCCAGACAACCAAAAAAAGCTGCTACTGCTCAGTGACGGCAACCAGACCCAGGGCAGCGCCAGCGACGAGTTGCCTGAACTAGTCGATCAGGGGGTTCAGGTTTATACCGCGGCACCGCCTCCCTCGCAGCGCCAGCGCATCGCAATCGACTCGTTAGACGCGCCCAACCCAGTTCGCGCCCATCTCAATTTTGCTCTGCAACTGGCGATCGATAGCGACGTGCCCACTGCGCTCGAGGCCCAGATCACGCTCTCCCACGAGAAAACCGTGGTTGGGAGCTATCCCATCCGGCTCACTCCAGGCCTGAATCGGTACGAAATTCCCATGCATCTGGACCAGCCCGGGGCCCACCTGCTGGCCGTGCGCCTAAGCGCGCCGGCCGGATTGGAAGTAATCAACCCGAGCGCCGAGATGGTAGCCTCGGTAGTCCCGCCGCCGCGTGTCCTGATTGCCTCGGCCGATGTCCCTGTCAGCCTAACCACCGCGCTCAAGCTGCGCGATTACACGGTGGATGAAACCACCCCCGAGCGATTGCCTACCAGCGCCGAAGATTATCTGGCCTATCAGGCCGTGATCGTCGATGACGCCAGTGCCAAATCGTTACCGACGGCGGCACAGAGCGCGCTCAGTCACTATGTTGCCGACTTCGGTGGCGGTCTGATTGTGACCGGCAGCGCGCTGCGCGATCAGGGTTTCAAGAACAGCCCGTTGGAAAAGATTTTGCCGATCAAGTTCGTGCCCCAGCCTCCGCCGCCCAGCCGCGCGCCGATGGGCGTCTACTTGTGCATCGATCGCTCGAATTCGATGAGCTACAACTCGCGCTATCCTTCCATTCGCGACGGCGAGCGCATCCGTTATGCCAAGGAAGCGGCAATCGCGCTGCTCAATCAGTTGGACGATAGCGACTACGTGGGTGTAATCGCCTTCGATTCGCAACCCTACGTGCTCTCGCGCCTGCATCGGGTGGGTAACGATCGCATCGGGCTGATTCAGAAAATTATGCGGCTGGAGCCCGGCGGCGGCACCGATTTTCTGGAAGCAATGCAAATTGCGGCGGGCGATCTGATTCAAAGCGGACTGCCAGTGCGCCAAATAATCCTGCTTACCGACGGCGATACCAATCGCCAATACCACGACCACGACCAGCTCATGTATGACTTGGCGCAGCAACACCTGCCGGTCTCCACGGTCAGGATCGGCCCCGACCTGGAGAATCTGCGGCTGTTGCAGGACTTCGCTGAGATGACCGGAGGTACCTTCTACCGTGTGGACGATATTGAAAAGCTGCCCCAGCTTTTCATTCGACTAAGCCGACAGGCGATTGCCTCGCAGCATCAAACCAAGATCAAGGAAGATTCCACCAGCCCAATCCTCAAAGGCATCCCCGCCCAGCAGGTCCCCTCGCTAGATTTTTACAGCGCCACTCAGCCTAAAGAGGACGCCAGCGTGCCGCTGTCGATTCAGCGCGGCGATCAGACCACGCCTCTGCTGGTGGCTTGGCAATATGGGTTGGGCCGCAGTGCGATCGTCGCCGCCGATCCGGATTCGCTGACCACCGTGCCGTGGACCCAGTGGGATCATTACGCGCAATTGTGGTCGCAGATTGTTTCTTGGACGATGCGCGAGGGTGAGTCGGGCACGATGGACCTAAAGGTCATCCACAACGATGACGGTTCGGTCCGCATCCAAGCCCAGGGCGCAACCGCCAACAGCACTAGCAATCTGGTCTGCCGAATCACGGGACCCAACGGCAGCAATCTGGAAGTGCCGATGACTCCGCGCTCCGACAATCAGTATCGTGCCGACGCGATCACCTTGCCCCCGGGCAAGTACAACGCCACGCTTTGGCGCAAAAGTGGTGATAAGGAGCAGATGCTGACCTCGATCGGCTTTGGGGTAACTACCCATCAAGCCCCCGATCTGGATGAGCTACGCCTGCGTCCCCCCAACCTGACCTTGTTGCGCCGACTGGCGCGGGGAACTAGCGGAGCTTATGCCGCCTCAGCCCAAACCTTGTTGAAAGTAACTGGGCGCGAGGTGCCGGTGACACGGCCGCTGACCCCCTTGCTGATTCCAGTGATTATCCTCTTGCTGCTCGGCGAAGTCTTCGTGCGCCGCTGCCTGATATAA
- a CDS encoding Rieske 2Fe-2S domain-containing protein has product MTREDSDLLLGTTTGTAMGAMLRQYWVPAVRGAKLEADGAPARVRLFGENYVAFRATDGRVGFFDEGCPHRCTSLALARNEDNALTCIFHGWKIDVSGKVVEVPSEPPQRRVEFAAKVRVNHYPVREAAGVVWVWLGKGEQPAPFPNFSFVNLPATQVTAISGRLGCHWLQALELLLDPARTEVATALASGASSALSDNPPLIDVEARPYGYRAVAVRSQSDGSRRARISEWAFPWYTFLPEEEVSVVAGVVPVDDEQCVLWLIVANPTGPLAQAQLRALGILDRDPDNFAAATGAAELWHAAGQATVPRTPSLLDDIVLPQSQGRIQNLLKQSLCSSDEMVVKAREALLQAAREYGAGKPTLGLAGAISYEQIRAAAGNLVGNADWHSLVS; this is encoded by the coding sequence ATGACGCGCGAAGATAGCGATCTGTTGCTTGGGACCACCACAGGAACGGCGATGGGTGCAATGTTGCGCCAGTACTGGGTTCCGGCCGTGCGAGGTGCCAAACTGGAAGCGGACGGTGCTCCCGCGCGCGTTCGCCTGTTTGGTGAAAATTACGTGGCCTTCCGCGCCACCGACGGACGCGTGGGCTTTTTCGACGAGGGTTGTCCTCATCGCTGCACTTCGCTGGCTTTGGCGCGCAACGAGGATAACGCCCTTACCTGCATCTTTCATGGCTGGAAAATCGATGTCTCGGGCAAAGTAGTCGAAGTCCCATCCGAGCCGCCGCAACGGCGGGTTGAATTTGCTGCCAAGGTGCGGGTCAACCATTACCCGGTGCGGGAAGCTGCCGGAGTGGTTTGGGTGTGGTTGGGCAAAGGTGAGCAACCCGCGCCGTTTCCCAACTTTTCGTTCGTCAACCTGCCGGCCACGCAAGTTACCGCCATCTCCGGCCGCCTGGGTTGCCATTGGTTGCAGGCTTTGGAACTGCTGCTCGACCCCGCTCGCACCGAAGTGGCCACCGCCCTGGCTTCCGGCGCCAGCTCCGCGCTGAGCGACAATCCGCCGCTTATCGACGTTGAGGCGCGACCCTACGGCTATCGCGCGGTGGCGGTACGCTCGCAGAGTGACGGCTCGCGCCGGGCCCGGATTAGCGAATGGGCCTTTCCCTGGTACACTTTTTTGCCCGAGGAGGAAGTTAGCGTGGTGGCCGGGGTCGTCCCGGTCGATGACGAGCAATGTGTCCTATGGCTGATTGTGGCCAACCCGACCGGTCCGTTGGCTCAGGCCCAGTTGCGGGCGCTGGGAATCTTGGATCGTGACCCCGATAACTTCGCCGCCGCGACAGGTGCGGCAGAGCTGTGGCATGCCGCCGGACAGGCGACCGTCCCCAGAACCCCTTCGCTTCTGGATGATATCGTCCTACCCCAGTCTCAGGGTCGGATTCAAAATCTGCTGAAGCAGAGTTTGTGCTCCAGCGATGAAATGGTGGTGAAGGCACGTGAAGCGTTGCTCCAAGCGGCACGCGAATACGGGGCGGGTAAACCTACCTTGGGTCTGGCCGGCGCAATTTCCTATGAGCAGATTCGGGCGGCTGCTGGTAATCTAGTGGGCAACGCCGACTGGCATTCGCTGGTGAGTTAA
- a CDS encoding DUF72 domain-containing protein, whose translation MVRIGTSGFSYKEWCGSFYPPRTPGSRMLSFYGQRLATVEINYTFRAMPRPQMLAGWAQQTPANFRFALKAPQRITHIARLRGVGAELEHFAAVAQSLESRLGPSLFQLPPTMKADVPLLAQFVTQLSSTLPAAFEFRHPSWLQDVVFATLKEAGCALCIAQSDSFETPVVKTADFAYLRLRRESYSDEELRRWAQQLAALDQSGDVYVYLKHEVQAPALAQRLSALVQAQLS comes from the coding sequence ATGGTTAGAATCGGCACTTCGGGCTTCAGCTACAAGGAGTGGTGCGGCAGCTTCTACCCGCCGCGTACGCCGGGCTCGCGGATGCTTTCCTTCTACGGCCAGCGACTGGCAACGGTGGAAATTAACTATACCTTTAGGGCAATGCCGCGGCCGCAGATGCTGGCCGGGTGGGCCCAACAGACGCCCGCGAATTTCCGCTTCGCGCTCAAGGCGCCGCAGCGCATCACCCATATCGCGCGCCTGCGTGGCGTTGGGGCTGAGTTAGAACACTTCGCCGCGGTCGCTCAGAGTCTCGAATCACGCCTGGGCCCCAGCCTGTTTCAACTGCCGCCCACGATGAAGGCGGACGTGCCGTTGTTGGCACAATTTGTCACGCAACTGAGCTCCACGCTGCCCGCAGCCTTCGAATTTCGCCATCCCTCCTGGTTGCAGGATGTTGTCTTCGCCACCCTCAAGGAGGCAGGCTGCGCGCTCTGCATCGCGCAGAGCGACAGCTTCGAAACTCCGGTCGTCAAAACCGCCGATTTCGCCTATCTGCGCCTGCGCCGCGAGAGCTACAGTGATGAGGAATTGCGGCGCTGGGCGCAGCAACTCGCGGCCCTTGACCAATCCGGCGACGTCTACGTCTACCTCAAACATGAAGTGCAGGCGCCGGCCCTGGCACAACGGCTGAGCGCTTTGGTCCAGGCGCAACTCTCATGA
- a CDS encoding VWA domain-containing protein: protein MGVLAPLNLLFLLSLVGLVLIYLRARTRSTVEVSSLLLFDEVQAPASSFRFLHLDIFFWLEALSLTVLSLALAGLFLRLRPSAGQGHRHALIFDLAAAMSAGEGSQTRLDEARAQALRLVDSAGPADQFSVVGYASQAVMESPFTNDRMAIARALDALRTEDVAATPAALAGALMRVREADHIDLFAARLPAGTRSLLDQGARLVFHPMGAPLDNAAITALEPGTPNKSPGYCDVRNLSSHPMLVAVGISAGGDPVARSTMIVPPKVTAIVPFGPLKVPGVVQARILSPDGLAADNVRYAYAIPQRALKVVVLSPDPSVRDDLARVLRAVAPAAQVMAGDAAKLTPQDLSGFTSSRPDLLILHDSDEVAIESAAKLLIFPHSGTNVRVRGTLAASQLDDRLDLGPLTRPLDLGPTRELSLPDWMDTLARGTGPQSSVVLTLAARGSGPKGRLGVIAFDIRGHRLMNPDMLDTLVLTVDLIKALTAPRDVRVVATGTYVTIPATVAAHVRAPDGSTFTLQPGYGDRVRLLPLHAGPYEVTLGARKELILANYFDARESDLSVGAQGLASGGLGTQPATAFAPVAPALPMRPIGVWLLACALLAILLESALLARRAMQGGAQIV, encoded by the coding sequence ATGGGTGTTCTAGCACCGCTCAACCTGCTCTTTCTCCTAAGCCTGGTCGGCTTGGTCCTGATCTATCTGCGCGCCCGGACCCGCTCCACGGTCGAAGTCTCAAGCTTGCTCCTGTTCGACGAAGTCCAAGCTCCCGCCTCCAGCTTTCGCTTCTTGCACCTGGACATCTTCTTTTGGTTGGAAGCCCTGTCGTTGACCGTCTTGAGCTTAGCTTTGGCCGGACTCTTCCTGCGTTTGCGCCCCTCTGCCGGCCAAGGCCATCGCCACGCGCTGATCTTCGATCTGGCGGCCGCGATGAGCGCGGGCGAGGGCTCGCAGACCCGCCTGGACGAGGCTCGTGCTCAGGCTCTGCGGCTGGTCGATAGCGCCGGACCGGCGGACCAATTCAGCGTGGTCGGCTATGCCAGCCAGGCGGTGATGGAAAGTCCCTTCACCAACGATCGAATGGCGATCGCGCGCGCGCTCGACGCGCTGCGCACCGAGGATGTCGCTGCCACGCCCGCGGCTCTGGCCGGCGCGCTGATGCGGGTACGCGAGGCCGACCATATCGATCTGTTCGCGGCGCGCTTGCCCGCTGGAACTCGCTCCTTACTCGACCAGGGCGCGCGCCTGGTTTTTCATCCGATGGGAGCACCGCTGGACAATGCAGCGATCACTGCCTTGGAGCCCGGCACGCCCAACAAGAGCCCGGGCTACTGCGATGTGCGCAATCTGTCCAGTCATCCGATGCTGGTGGCGGTCGGCATCTCGGCCGGCGGCGATCCGGTAGCACGATCGACCATGATCGTGCCGCCCAAGGTCACCGCCATCGTGCCCTTCGGCCCCCTCAAGGTCCCGGGAGTGGTACAAGCTCGCATCCTCAGTCCCGACGGCTTGGCCGCCGACAACGTACGCTACGCTTACGCGATTCCCCAACGCGCGCTCAAAGTAGTCGTACTCTCGCCCGATCCTTCGGTGCGCGACGATCTGGCACGGGTGCTGCGCGCGGTGGCTCCGGCCGCGCAGGTTATGGCCGGCGACGCCGCTAAGTTGACACCTCAGGACCTCAGCGGTTTCACCAGCAGCCGACCCGATTTGCTTATCCTGCATGACAGCGACGAGGTCGCGATTGAGAGCGCCGCCAAGCTTCTGATCTTTCCACACTCCGGCACCAATGTGCGGGTACGCGGGACTTTGGCCGCAAGCCAACTTGACGATCGACTCGACCTCGGACCGCTGACTCGGCCGCTGGATCTCGGGCCCACGCGTGAACTCAGCCTGCCAGACTGGATGGACACATTGGCGCGCGGCACCGGCCCGCAAAGCAGCGTGGTTCTAACCTTGGCGGCGCGCGGTAGCGGTCCCAAAGGTCGGTTGGGCGTAATCGCTTTCGATATCCGCGGCCATCGGCTGATGAATCCCGACATGCTCGACACCCTGGTCCTGACCGTGGATCTGATAAAGGCCTTGACCGCGCCCAGGGATGTGCGAGTGGTGGCGACCGGGACTTATGTGACGATTCCGGCCACCGTCGCGGCCCACGTGCGCGCGCCCGACGGCAGCACTTTTACCTTGCAGCCCGGCTATGGCGATCGCGTCCGCCTGCTGCCACTGCACGCCGGTCCGTACGAGGTGACGCTGGGTGCACGCAAGGAACTGATATTAGCCAACTACTTTGACGCCCGCGAGTCGGACCTCAGCGTCGGCGCCCAGGGCTTGGCCAGCGGCGGATTGGGAACGCAACCCGCGACCGCTTTCGCCCCGGTGGCACCGGCCCTGCCGATGCGCCCCATTGGCGTGTGGTTATTGGCCTGCGCCCTGCTCGCCATACTGTTAGAAAGCGCGCTGCTGGCCCGGCGCGCGATGCAGGGAGGAGCCCAAATTGTTTGA